One window from the genome of Saprospiraceae bacterium encodes:
- a CDS encoding gliding motility-associated C-terminal domain-containing protein — MKNQLKKRNFKLLLKWIWFALIFIQFEFHAYSQPKCCCGSPRVLDFPGFDFEFPPDPPPGWFIWYPVGSNMGPWLITTGYVDHVDKAHYFNTASGNPNGATNFVDLYGSVPNTGSYPGAMQYTLTGLTPSYLYTLEFYYAKFDIPGDYRANIKVANGNWLDVKLTATNPGNVIWLKASYNFVAQAVSADLEFIDISPSYGIGVLIDDITIYECPNDVEKPSLQDPPEDLQVACDAQIPPVPKLIATDDCDANPIISYKESKIVLDVCKKKINREWTVKDACGNSMVYQQVIDVIDENPPDFSILPVDLSVNCDADISKEFNAWIKAHGNAIAMDACGPVSWRIIYDHVPKSICDSVLVDFIAFDNCGNERVESAYFIVKDLAGLHFNVKPQDKFFTSGAAIRDSLRDWLVNFGFSSAKSNCDTVIFTSNFNGDSTKNPLMLQFYIKDRCGNIDSATATFGFRSSSSVTCCCGTPNELFSSNLDFESPPTAPPGGWIDYSAGDNYAGWSITSGSISIHDPAHLNLGDGNPNGSTQHMDLHGFNQGAASYTLTGLTAGNEYTINFWYAIHSFGANVSARLTVNGGSLLNTSWSASNFGNVVWLEKSFTFIADGSVANMEFTGTGASPCCGMLIDDIRIFECVLDTEKPEVINPPDDLDFECEMDVTKAPVLSISDNCDLNPKQVFKETKEVIDACTKKITRTWEITDACGNTAIEDQVLFITDKTDPQFTKDPENKLVSCDKDILKEFNDWLQSRGNAKASDLCGVVNWRTSYDHSPFKSCDSILGEFIVADPCGHEVTKFAWFVVQDTLAPKFIKKAQNINLVCVSGIRDSLRSWLQNFGYSSNVMDCDTIIRSSNFDGDSTKNPMVLTFYAKDRCGNIDSSTASFSYRSGTDTFRITQFSCTFPGNSLDTMVFSSSGCDSVVISEKIRRSADSTYINTSSCDPKINVFDTLRLNNQFGCDSIIFTQVVIHPMDTSRLKIYDCSFTSIVVDTAVFIGQFCDSLVLTEKIPLRKDSIFIQQTSCDSLDVGFKFLNLTNVFGCDSVVGINTTFSGVIIQQITKNECGLIKNYTDTLVFSTSNCDSLVITNHIGLKIDTSFIQQNSCDLSQAGVDTIIYQTATCDSIVIVNTQFIPSDTTFIQQTSCDLNLVGITSKLYNTSTCDSLVIINTQFTPSDTTRIFLTSCDISQVGIDSMLFATSTCDSLVIINTSFISSDTTRIFITSCDVNQVGIDSILFATSTCDSLVIINTSFKSSDTSLINQSTCLASAAGLDTIQLQKSNGCDSLVITNTLFVPLRLQFKLDSISCHDKADAKIRILNEQDFNKPYTVYLNQSNIGQQNQLTNLGPGTHQVYIKDQQGCITDSIEIDLQNPEAFTTELGNEQRVNKGSQVQLLLQTNHNWQHIQWNPSGVIGCVDCNPVTFQVNQDTWIYSLAIDERNCESLDSVLIRVREDAKVFVPNSFSPNGDNINDYFYVQGDQQAIVQLMQIFDRWGNQVFEARNVPVNEPLKGWDGSFKSEKMNPGVFVYYAKVRFNDQRNIELKGDFTLIK, encoded by the coding sequence ATGAAAAATCAATTGAAAAAAAGGAATTTTAAACTCCTACTTAAGTGGATTTGGTTTGCATTGATTTTTATTCAATTTGAGTTTCATGCATATAGTCAACCAAAATGTTGTTGTGGTTCACCCAGGGTTTTAGATTTCCCTGGATTTGATTTTGAATTTCCTCCAGATCCGCCTCCGGGTTGGTTTATCTGGTATCCGGTTGGATCCAATATGGGTCCTTGGTTGATAACTACCGGATACGTCGATCATGTAGATAAAGCCCATTATTTTAATACCGCAAGTGGAAATCCAAATGGAGCGACCAATTTTGTAGATTTATATGGTTCCGTACCCAATACAGGAAGTTATCCTGGTGCAATGCAATATACCTTAACAGGACTTACTCCATCCTATTTATATACCTTGGAATTTTATTATGCCAAATTTGATATTCCCGGAGATTATCGCGCCAACATAAAGGTGGCTAATGGAAATTGGTTGGATGTAAAATTAACAGCAACCAATCCTGGAAATGTTATTTGGTTAAAAGCATCTTACAATTTTGTTGCCCAGGCAGTTTCTGCTGATTTAGAATTTATAGATATTTCACCAAGCTATGGAATCGGCGTTTTGATAGATGACATTACAATTTATGAATGTCCGAATGATGTAGAAAAACCCAGCTTGCAGGATCCTCCTGAAGATTTACAAGTAGCATGCGATGCACAGATTCCACCGGTACCAAAATTAATTGCTACAGATGATTGCGATGCGAATCCAATAATTAGCTATAAAGAATCAAAAATTGTTTTGGATGTATGCAAAAAAAAGATAAACCGCGAATGGACTGTTAAAGATGCCTGTGGAAATTCTATGGTATATCAGCAAGTCATTGATGTGATTGATGAGAATCCTCCAGATTTTTCTATTTTACCTGTAGATCTGAGTGTAAATTGTGATGCCGATATTTCAAAAGAATTTAATGCCTGGATTAAAGCACATGGAAATGCAATAGCAATGGATGCATGCGGACCCGTAAGCTGGCGGATTATCTATGATCATGTACCTAAATCGATTTGTGATAGCGTGTTGGTAGATTTTATAGCCTTCGATAATTGTGGCAATGAACGGGTCGAAAGTGCTTATTTTATTGTAAAGGATTTAGCAGGTCTCCATTTTAATGTAAAACCACAAGATAAATTTTTTACAAGCGGAGCAGCTATTAGAGATTCTTTGAGAGACTGGTTGGTTAACTTTGGATTTTCATCGGCAAAATCCAATTGCGATACCGTCATTTTTACTTCAAATTTTAATGGAGACTCTACAAAAAATCCATTAATGCTTCAATTTTATATAAAAGATCGTTGTGGAAATATAGATAGTGCAACTGCTACCTTTGGATTCAGATCTTCAAGCAGTGTCACCTGCTGCTGTGGAACTCCCAATGAATTGTTTTCTTCCAATCTTGATTTTGAATCCCCTCCAACTGCTCCACCCGGAGGATGGATTGACTACAGTGCAGGAGACAATTATGCAGGTTGGAGCATCACTTCAGGATCCATAAGCATTCATGATCCCGCACATTTAAATTTGGGTGATGGAAATCCAAATGGATCAACCCAACACATGGATTTGCATGGATTCAATCAGGGAGCTGCCTCATATACATTAACCGGATTAACCGCAGGCAATGAATATACCATTAATTTTTGGTACGCCATTCATAGTTTTGGTGCCAATGTTTCTGCTAGACTAACTGTCAATGGCGGAAGTTTATTGAATACAAGTTGGTCCGCCAGTAATTTTGGAAATGTCGTTTGGTTAGAAAAATCATTTACTTTTATTGCCGATGGATCAGTTGCGAACATGGAATTTACAGGAACCGGTGCTTCGCCATGTTGCGGCATGCTCATTGACGACATTCGAATTTTTGAATGTGTACTTGATACCGAGAAACCAGAAGTAATAAATCCACCCGATGATTTAGACTTTGAATGTGAAATGGATGTAACAAAAGCTCCTGTGTTATCAATTTCTGATAATTGCGATCTAAATCCTAAACAAGTATTCAAAGAAACCAAAGAAGTAATTGATGCCTGTACTAAAAAAATTACCAGAACCTGGGAAATAACCGATGCATGCGGCAATACAGCAATCGAAGATCAGGTTTTATTTATTACAGATAAAACGGATCCTCAATTTACAAAAGATCCGGAAAACAAATTGGTATCATGTGATAAGGATATTCTTAAGGAATTTAACGATTGGTTGCAATCCAGAGGAAATGCTAAAGCCAGCGATCTTTGTGGTGTAGTTAACTGGCGTACGAGTTATGATCATTCACCCTTTAAATCTTGTGACTCAATTCTTGGTGAATTTATTGTTGCTGATCCATGTGGTCATGAGGTAACTAAATTTGCCTGGTTTGTTGTACAGGATACCTTGGCACCAAAATTCATTAAAAAAGCTCAAAACATAAATCTGGTTTGTGTGTCTGGGATCCGAGACTCTTTGCGAAGTTGGTTACAAAATTTTGGCTATTCTTCCAATGTTATGGACTGCGATACAATCATCCGATCCAGTAATTTTGATGGAGATTCTACGAAAAATCCAATGGTCCTTACATTTTATGCAAAAGACCGGTGTGGAAATATTGACAGCAGTACCGCAAGTTTTAGCTATCGAAGTGGAACCGATACCTTTCGGATCACTCAATTCTCCTGCACTTTTCCCGGAAACAGTTTGGATACCATGGTGTTTAGTTCCAGTGGTTGTGACAGTGTCGTCATTTCTGAAAAAATAAGACGAAGTGCTGACAGCACCTATATCAATACATCCAGTTGTGATCCTAAAATAAACGTTTTTGATACCCTGCGATTAAACAATCAGTTTGGTTGTGATTCCATCATTTTTACACAGGTCGTAATTCATCCCATGGATACCAGTCGACTAAAAATTTATGATTGCAGTTTTACAAGTATTGTTGTAGATACCGCTGTTTTTATCGGACAGTTTTGTGATTCACTGGTCTTGACTGAAAAAATTCCATTGCGAAAAGACAGTATTTTTATTCAACAAACCAGTTGTGACAGTTTGGATGTAGGATTCAAATTTTTAAATCTGACCAATGTTTTTGGATGTGACAGTGTGGTAGGTATTAACACCACTTTTTCTGGTGTTATCATTCAACAAATTACAAAAAACGAATGCGGTTTGATTAAAAACTATACCGATACCCTCGTCTTCTCAACATCCAATTGCGACAGTTTGGTAATAACCAATCACATCGGATTAAAAATTGATACCAGCTTTATTCAACAAAACAGCTGCGATTTGAGCCAAGCAGGCGTTGATACCATCATTTACCAAACAGCAACATGTGACAGCATCGTAATCGTCAATACGCAATTTATTCCTTCAGACACTACATTTATCCAACAAACCAGCTGTGATCTAAATTTAGTTGGCATTACCAGCAAACTTTACAATACGTCCACGTGCGACAGTCTGGTAATTATCAATACACAATTTACACCTTCCGATACCACACGAATTTTTCTAACCAGTTGTGATATTAGTCAAGTGGGAATAGACAGTATGCTCTTTGCTACCAGTACGTGTGATAGTTTGGTAATCATCAATACCTCCTTTATATCTTCCGATACCACGCGCATTTTCATAACCAGTTGCGATGTCAATCAAGTCGGTATAGATAGCATCCTCTTTGCTACAAGCACCTGTGACAGTTTGGTAATTATCAATACGTCCTTTAAATCTTCTGATACCAGTTTGATTAATCAAAGTACTTGTTTGGCTTCAGCAGCTGGGCTGGATACAATTCAGTTGCAAAAGAGCAATGGATGTGACAGTTTAGTGATCACAAATACCCTGTTTGTTCCTTTGCGTTTGCAATTTAAATTGGATTCCATAAGTTGTCATGACAAAGCAGATGCAAAGATCCGTATACTCAACGAGCAGGATTTTAATAAACCCTATACTGTTTATTTAAATCAAAGCAATATAGGTCAACAAAACCAACTCACTAATTTGGGTCCCGGAACGCATCAGGTTTATATCAAAGACCAGCAGGGTTGTATAACAGATTCAATAGAAATCGATTTACAAAATCCGGAAGCTTTTACAACGGAATTGGGAAATGAGCAACGGGTCAATAAAGGCAGTCAGGTTCAATTGCTGTTACAAACCAATCACAACTGGCAGCATATCCAATGGAATC
- a CDS encoding gliding motility-associated C-terminal domain-containing protein, which produces MRFILFVILAFFCQFMGIGQSPRDVPIPLKSLLGGGGCCCGQFSEIFFPNLDFETGPLPSPGTFFVYSAGQNFGGWTVTRATIDHCDAGVGNLGAGNPNGASYFVDLHGSPGLGAISYDLYGLTPGNQYRIEFWTAQNGDGFSSLGNLKIAGGAWLDVSWIVSVSGAISWRKETYSFMAMAATATMEFSSTGPIPYQGTLIDDIHIFECPGDQEDPVVNNPQDDLEVECDKEVPKAPTLSVSDNCDPNPIVTFLETKQVIDACSKKITRNWTIKDNCGNITYEEQIIDVIDRNPPQFTKLPETKTVFCDKDVVKEFNDWIKKNGNALATDACGPVSWRTNYDHPPSKHCDTILVEFIAIDHCGQENLEYAPFIVRDTLAPKFIIKPQNKNLVCVSGIRDSLRNWLASYGYSTNQSDCDTIIKSSNFNGDSSRNPLTLTFYARDACGNVDSSKASFSYRNNSDTFRIIQYSCNFSGNQMDTTVFSSNGCDSVVITQQIKQNSDTTHINQFSCDPRANTHDTLRLLNVNGCDSLIFYLTEIKPLDTTRLQVFDCNFPVLTIDTTHLQGQFCDSVIITEKIPLLKDSFQIKQTTCDSLTAGVKIFQLKNRFGCDSIVRIQTDFTGIISNYITKMECGLLSNYVDTMTFSTANCDSLVITQYIALKIDTTYSTTTSCDILKAGVDTIIYQTSTCDSISIETTLFQPSDTTRIILTTCNLNNAGIDTSIFSTTSCDSLVIVNTQFIPSDTTRITQTSCDIKQVGVDTLLFNTAPCDSLVIVNTQFIPSDTSYISRNTCDVTLIGIDTLVYATSQCDSIVFLQTNWIPSDTIQRTQKSCLPANAGIDTVFLMNKFGCDSIIVTNTLYEPLRIQFILDSISCFDKKDGQIRILNTQDFQTPYTLFFDGQTLGFQDRVDQLNPGQHQLFIIDNQGCVTDSIFFNLNNPEAFITELGKDLEVEKGSLVKLELQTNRIWQHINWSPSFLIGCIDCNPVQFQVQNEQWIYSIAVDERNCESLDSVLIRVKEPAKVFVPNGFSPNGDNINDYFYIQGDPTAIVELFQIFDRWGNLVFEKTMSPVNDPVSGWDGSYKSEKMNPAVFIYVARIKFSNQVLVELKGDLSLIR; this is translated from the coding sequence ATGCGATTTATCCTATTCGTAATTCTTGCTTTCTTTTGTCAATTCATGGGAATTGGCCAATCCCCAAGGGATGTGCCGATTCCACTAAAAAGTCTTTTAGGAGGCGGTGGCTGTTGCTGTGGACAATTTTCAGAGATTTTTTTTCCAAACCTGGATTTTGAAACAGGCCCCCTTCCATCTCCTGGAACATTTTTTGTATACAGTGCCGGTCAGAATTTTGGCGGTTGGACGGTTACCCGAGCTACCATTGACCATTGTGATGCCGGAGTCGGTAATTTAGGAGCGGGTAATCCAAATGGCGCCAGCTATTTTGTGGACCTTCACGGTTCTCCGGGTTTAGGAGCAATTTCTTATGATTTATATGGTCTGACCCCGGGAAATCAATACCGAATTGAATTTTGGACCGCACAAAATGGAGATGGTTTTTCCTCTCTTGGAAATTTGAAAATTGCTGGTGGCGCCTGGCTGGATGTTAGTTGGATCGTGTCGGTATCAGGAGCAATTTCCTGGCGAAAAGAAACCTATTCCTTTATGGCAATGGCTGCTACCGCTACCATGGAATTTAGCAGTACGGGGCCGATCCCGTATCAAGGGACCTTGATAGACGACATCCATATTTTTGAATGCCCGGGTGATCAGGAAGATCCCGTTGTTAATAATCCTCAAGATGATTTGGAAGTGGAATGTGATAAAGAGGTCCCTAAAGCACCGACCCTTTCTGTAAGTGATAATTGTGATCCCAATCCGATAGTAACTTTTTTAGAAACCAAACAAGTAATTGATGCCTGTTCTAAAAAAATTACCAGAAATTGGACCATAAAAGACAATTGCGGTAACATCACCTATGAAGAACAAATTATAGATGTCATTGATCGAAATCCGCCACAGTTTACCAAGCTGCCCGAAACCAAAACGGTATTCTGCGATAAAGATGTTGTCAAGGAATTTAATGACTGGATTAAAAAAAATGGAAATGCTTTGGCAACGGATGCCTGCGGTCCGGTTAGTTGGAGAACAAATTACGATCATCCTCCTTCCAAACATTGTGATACAATTCTAGTGGAGTTTATAGCAATTGATCATTGTGGACAAGAAAATTTGGAATATGCACCCTTTATTGTTCGAGATACCCTTGCTCCTAAATTTATCATTAAACCACAAAACAAAAACCTGGTTTGTGTATCAGGCATACGAGATTCCTTACGAAACTGGTTAGCTAGTTATGGATATTCAACCAATCAATCGGATTGCGATACCATTATTAAAAGTTCAAATTTTAATGGGGATTCTTCTCGCAATCCTTTGACACTTACCTTTTATGCAAGAGATGCTTGTGGAAATGTCGATAGCAGCAAAGCAAGTTTTAGCTACCGAAACAATAGCGATACATTTCGTATCATACAATATTCTTGCAATTTTTCTGGTAATCAAATGGATACCACAGTATTTAGTTCCAATGGTTGTGACAGTGTGGTAATCACACAACAAATAAAACAAAATTCTGATACGACCCATATCAATCAATTTAGTTGTGATCCTCGTGCAAACACACATGATACCCTTCGATTATTGAATGTTAATGGCTGCGATTCATTGATTTTTTACTTAACAGAAATTAAACCCTTAGATACTACGCGACTCCAAGTATTTGATTGCAATTTTCCTGTTTTAACAATCGACACAACGCATCTTCAAGGTCAATTTTGTGATTCGGTTATTATAACTGAAAAAATTCCATTACTAAAAGATAGTTTCCAAATAAAACAAACTACCTGCGACAGTCTTACAGCAGGAGTTAAAATTTTTCAATTGAAAAATCGATTTGGTTGCGACAGCATTGTAAGGATCCAGACTGATTTTACAGGAATTATAAGTAATTATATTACTAAAATGGAATGCGGCTTGTTAAGTAATTATGTAGATACCATGACATTTTCAACTGCTAATTGTGATAGTTTAGTGATCACACAATACATTGCCTTGAAAATAGATACCACGTATTCTACAACTACAAGTTGCGATATATTAAAAGCCGGAGTAGATACCATAATATATCAAACCAGTACATGCGACAGTATTTCAATAGAAACTACCTTGTTTCAACCGTCAGATACCACCCGGATTATTTTAACTACTTGTAATTTAAACAATGCAGGGATTGATACAAGCATTTTTAGTACCACCAGTTGTGATAGTCTCGTTATTGTCAATACGCAGTTTATCCCTTCCGATACAACTCGAATCACACAAACAAGCTGTGATATTAAACAAGTTGGAGTGGATACCTTGCTTTTTAATACAGCACCTTGTGATAGCCTGGTCATTGTAAACACGCAATTTATTCCTTCAGATACCAGTTATATAAGTCGGAACACTTGTGATGTAACCTTAATAGGCATCGATACATTAGTGTATGCAACAAGTCAGTGTGATAGCATCGTCTTTTTACAGACAAATTGGATTCCCTCGGATACCATTCAACGAACTCAAAAATCCTGCTTGCCTGCAAATGCAGGAATTGATACAGTGTTTTTAATGAATAAATTTGGTTGCGACAGTATCATCGTAACGAATACCTTGTATGAACCCTTGCGAATCCAATTCATATTGGATTCAATCAGTTGCTTTGATAAAAAAGATGGGCAGATTCGGATCTTAAATACACAAGACTTTCAAACACCTTATACCTTATTTTTTGATGGCCAAACTCTTGGCTTTCAGGATCGGGTTGATCAATTGAATCCCGGTCAACATCAATTATTTATAATAGACAATCAAGGCTGTGTAACCGATTCTATTTTTTTTAATTTAAATAATCCGGAAGCATTTATAACAGAACTTGGCAAGGATTTGGAAGTTGAAAAAGGCAGTTTGGTTAAATTGGAATTACAAACGAATCGAATTTGGCAACATATTAACTGGAGCCCCTCTTTTCTTATCGGATGCATTGATTGCAATCCAGTACAATTTCAAGTTCAAAACGAACAATGGATATATAGCATAGCTGTAGATGAACGAAATTGCGAAAGTTTGGATTCTGTTTTAATCCGTGTTAAAGAACCTGCAAAAGTTTTTGTTCCAAATGGATTTTCTCCAAATGGCGATAACATCAACGATTATTTTTATATCCAGGGAGACCCAACTGCCATCGTTGAATTATTTCAAATTTTTGATCGTTGGGGTAATTTAGTATTTGAAAAAACAATGAGCCCTGTTAATGATCCAGTTTCAGGCTGGGACGGAAGCTATAAATCTGAAAAAATGAATCCTGCAGTTTTTATTTATGTTGCAAGAATAAAATTCAGTAATCAAGTTTTAGTTGAATTAAAAGGAGATCTCAGTTTAATTAGATGA
- a CDS encoding helix-turn-helix transcriptional regulator, with protein sequence MKKIKVTFNPVQLDYSCELMRALAHPLRLKILEFIDRNGSVNVNKIYSSLNIEQSVTSQHLSILRLTGVIATEKVGKFVHCSINYPTVEKAEKAVNNFLGRTAVLATSN encoded by the coding sequence ATGAAGAAGATTAAGGTAACATTTAATCCTGTCCAACTCGATTATTCCTGTGAGCTCATGAGAGCATTAGCCCATCCTTTGAGGCTAAAAATCCTTGAGTTTATTGATAGGAATGGTTCGGTAAATGTCAATAAAATTTACTCGAGCTTAAATATCGAACAATCAGTCACTTCGCAACATCTCAGCATTCTTCGACTTACAGGCGTTATCGCTACAGAAAAAGTTGGAAAATTCGTGCATTGTTCGATTAATTATCCCACTGTGGAAAAAGCTGAGAAAGCTGTAAATAATTTCTTGGGGAGAACGGCAGTACTCGCAACAAGTAATTAA
- a CDS encoding helix-turn-helix transcriptional regulator has protein sequence MRNKKNETITLKKGPKEVQLDYSDLRRAVLVLRAVNHKLRQRVIDLLEENDTMTVTDIYIKLRLEQSVASQHLAILRRAGVVATERQGKFIYYSLDRDRLNQISKLVEDLAG, from the coding sequence ATGAGGAATAAAAAGAACGAAACGATTACTCTCAAAAAAGGACCAAAGGAAGTTCAATTAGACTATTCAGATCTAAGAAGGGCTGTATTAGTTCTTCGTGCGGTCAACCACAAGCTTCGCCAGCGCGTGATTGACTTACTGGAGGAAAATGATACGATGACCGTCACAGACATCTACATTAAACTTCGTTTGGAACAATCGGTAGCCTCTCAGCATTTGGCTATTTTGAGAAGAGCCGGGGTAGTCGCAACCGAGAGACAGGGTAAATTTATTTATTACTCTCTCGACCGAGACAGGTTAAATCAAATCTCCAAATTAGTGGAAGATTTAGCGGGTTAA
- the tsaB gene encoding tRNA (adenosine(37)-N6)-threonylcarbamoyltransferase complex dimerization subunit type 1 TsaB, with protein sequence MKEPLILMIETSGPICSVGIARGNKLLSLSEDHQGEHTRVLNDLIRNVLKQSDVTLKELDAIAVNEGPGSFTSLRIGVVAAKGMAYALEKPLLLIPGLKALATTAKDQIPDALYYLPLIDARRDEVYLAVYNSNLEGALVSPVAQILNNELQTRLNIGAGKCVIVGTGASKWEQFISNWPVSVAEVPLSASNLLKIAFDRWGQQDFDSVSEAKPFYLKEPNITVPKEKLISR encoded by the coding sequence TTGAAAGAGCCCCTGATTTTAATGATTGAAACTTCCGGACCAATTTGTAGCGTCGGAATTGCACGAGGGAACAAGCTTTTAAGCCTTTCAGAAGACCATCAGGGCGAACATACCCGTGTTCTGAATGATTTGATTCGAAATGTCCTAAAGCAATCTGATGTTACTTTAAAGGAGCTGGATGCAATTGCAGTAAATGAAGGACCGGGATCTTTTACATCCTTACGGATTGGTGTAGTAGCTGCGAAAGGCATGGCTTATGCTTTGGAAAAACCATTATTATTGATTCCTGGATTAAAAGCCCTGGCCACCACAGCAAAAGATCAAATTCCGGATGCTTTGTATTACCTGCCCCTTATTGATGCCCGACGAGATGAAGTGTATCTGGCGGTTTATAATTCAAATTTAGAAGGAGCCTTGGTTAGTCCCGTAGCTCAAATTTTGAATAATGAATTACAAACACGACTCAATATTGGAGCGGGGAAATGCGTTATAGTTGGAACAGGAGCCTCTAAATGGGAACAATTTATAAGCAATTGGCCTGTTTCAGTAGCAGAAGTACCCCTTTCGGCGTCCAATTTACTAAAAATAGCATTTGACCGATGGGGTCAACAAGATTTTGATTCTGTTTCAGAAGCCAAACCCTTTTATCTCAAGGAACCAAATATAACTGTTCCAAAAGAAAAACTCATAAGTCGTTGA
- a CDS encoding S41 family peptidase yields MKKRNILAILSTAFILCLAAFTYNKEFEIAKNIEIFANVYKEINSNYVDETNPSSLMKTGIDAMLHQLDPFTNYISEVQIENYRLAFEGKYNGIGVRAKRIGDYVTVTEVYQNYPAFKAGIKVGDQVLAVNGQDGKGKESEDLFQIVRGMPKSEVEFTIKRPGIKEKLNLKLIRDEVNIPNVPYSGMVNADVGFIYLSTFTENAGKNVREALNKPKTENPNMKGAILDLRENGGGLLSEAVEVSNVFIPQGQLVASTRSKLKEREQLYKTANPPTDPTIPLVVLINNHSASASEIVSGTIQDLDRGVILGQISYGKGLVQNTKDVGYNAKVKLTIAKYYIPSGRCIQSVKYENGEPVHLPDSLRVAFKTRNGRTVYDGGGVKPDIELPDADYPRIIKKLIDQDLIFNYCTEFCLKNPAPTDPKSFEFGGFEDFISYLKSKQFDDLDTLEVKLNEIQNLSAKEGDQTITETVSKMKNHLNQKQWSELTKHKILISNIIEEEIVRRSFYEEGSIQKKMVHDPIIKEALSILSDPLRYNKILGKP; encoded by the coding sequence ATGAAAAAAAGAAACATTCTTGCGATCCTCTCTACAGCATTTATTCTTTGCCTGGCCGCTTTTACCTATAATAAGGAGTTCGAAATCGCCAAAAACATTGAAATATTTGCAAATGTCTATAAAGAAATCAATTCCAATTATGTAGATGAAACCAATCCCTCAAGTCTGATGAAAACCGGCATCGATGCCATGCTTCATCAGCTGGATCCTTTCACAAATTACATTTCAGAGGTTCAAATTGAAAACTACCGCCTGGCTTTTGAAGGAAAATACAATGGAATTGGCGTTCGAGCCAAGCGAATTGGGGATTATGTCACTGTAACAGAGGTATACCAAAATTATCCGGCCTTTAAAGCTGGCATCAAAGTAGGTGACCAGGTTTTAGCAGTAAATGGTCAGGATGGCAAGGGAAAAGAAAGTGAGGATCTTTTTCAGATTGTCCGCGGTATGCCAAAAAGCGAGGTTGAATTTACTATTAAGCGGCCCGGTATTAAAGAAAAACTAAATCTAAAGCTGATCCGGGATGAGGTCAATATCCCGAATGTACCTTATTCAGGAATGGTAAATGCGGATGTTGGATTCATCTATCTAAGCACTTTTACAGAAAATGCAGGTAAAAATGTGCGGGAAGCCTTAAATAAACCTAAAACAGAAAATCCGAATATGAAGGGAGCCATTCTGGATCTTCGAGAAAATGGGGGTGGACTTCTGAGTGAAGCAGTAGAGGTTTCAAATGTGTTTATCCCTCAGGGTCAATTGGTTGCAAGTACTAGAAGTAAATTAAAAGAACGCGAACAACTTTATAAGACCGCTAATCCACCTACAGATCCAACCATCCCGCTTGTTGTTTTAATTAACAATCACTCGGCGTCCGCATCTGAAATTGTCAGCGGAACCATCCAGGATTTGGATCGCGGAGTCATCCTTGGCCAAATATCTTATGGGAAAGGCCTCGTTCAAAATACGAAAGACGTTGGTTACAATGCGAAGGTTAAATTGACCATTGCGAAATACTACATTCCCTCCGGTAGATGCATTCAAAGTGTAAAGTATGAAAATGGCGAACCAGTCCATTTGCCAGATTCCTTGCGGGTTGCATTCAAAACCCGGAATGGACGGACCGTTTATGATGGAGGTGGCGTAAAACCAGATATCGAATTACCGGATGCAGACTATCCTAGAATTATTAAAAAATTAATTGATCAAGATTTGATCTTTAATTATTGCACAGAATTTTGCCTTAAAAATCCGGCACCAACAGATCCAAAATCTTTCGAATTTGGTGGTTTTGAAGATTTTATAAGCTATTTAAAATCCAAACAATTTGATGATCTGGATACCCTGGAGGTGAAATTAAATGAAATTCAAAACCTGTCTGCAAAGGAAGGCGATCAAACGATTACTGAGACTGTCTCAAAAATGAAAAACCACCTTAATCAAAAACAATGGTCTGAATTAACAAAGCATAAAATCCTGATTTCCAATATAATAGAAGAAGAAATTGTCAGAAGAAGCTTTTATGAAGAAGGCAGTATTCAAAAGAAAATGGTTCATGATCCTATAATAAAAGAAGCCTTAAGCATTCTATCTGATCCCCTTCGTTACAATAAGATACTCGGCAAGCCTTGA